Proteins encoded by one window of Lates calcarifer isolate ASB-BC8 linkage group LG5, TLL_Latcal_v3, whole genome shotgun sequence:
- the tnip2 gene encoding TNFAIP3-interacting protein 2 isoform X1, with protein sequence MDNVSMSTDNDMLKDKIRSYSTLNTLYHETRQEIDLLNKQIYVKDNIIADLKARLGRYERIYMTVGDNDSVVIGPSKSLLESLCKEICKLKQKRNDMEFKASRQEEEIQRLNVQLREKELELESVRCQPDHEKDQEIQRLRSALEERERSEATRAVLCTSLAEEADQLRSQLGTTVKVCQELLARLDKEKKGEGELEEMGQQQKAKETPESADMSGVNTQIRQLQEENKQLKQRVAYVQGLNSQWQRYDSSREDYIRGLCQRLKETTGQGLMPGLGSVSTGLLHQEISRLNGLLEEKMSECARLGREVEEMRRKDQERIQTLEQQVLIYTEDFKSERTDRERAQGQIQDLKEQVYQLKQQLHKQQGASRENRDVVPMCRVHIGHRISTRRSKDNAERLLRTTAETQQQPAAAAATPNPAWSECLGLSDLQCPRCQAKFSESESAEYLKHWEECAKL encoded by the exons ATGGATAACGTCAGTATGAGCACGGATAACGATATGCTCAAAGACAAAATCCGGAGTTACAGCACGCTGAATACTCTTTATCATGAGACTCGGCAGGAAATCGACCTTCTGAACAAACAGATCTATGTAAAGGACAATATCATTGCAGATTTAAAAGCGAGGCTCGGGAGGTATGAGAGGATCTACATGACGGTGGGAGATAACGATTCCGTGGTCATCGGGCCGTCAAAGTCTCTGCTGGAGAGCTTATGTAAAGAAATATGCAAACTGAAACAGAAGAGGAACGACATGGAGTTCAAGGCATCTCGACAAGAGGAG GAGATCCAGAGGCTGAATGTGCAGCTCAGAGAGAAGGAGCTGGAGCTTGAGAGTGTCAGGTGTCAGCCAGACCACGAGAAAGACCAGGAGATCCAGAGGTTGCGGTCAGCCTTGGAGGAGAGGGAGCGGTCCGAGGCCACCAGAGCCGTCCTCTGCACGTCCCTGGCGGAAGAGGCTGACCAGCTGCGCAGCCAGCTTGGCACAACTGTGAAGGTGTGCCAGGAGCTGCTGGCAAGGCtagataaagagaaaaagggggaagGAGAATTGGAGGAGATGGGCCAGCAGCAAAAGGCCAAAGAG ACGCCAGAGTCTGCGGACATGAGTGGTGTTAACACTCAAATCCGTCAACTTCAGGAGGAGAATAAACAGTTAAAGCAGCGTGTGGCATAT GTGCAAGGTTTGAACTCTCAGTGGCAGAGGTATGACTCAAGCAGGGAGGACTATATCAGAGGTTTATGTCAGAGGCTGAAGGAGACCACTGGGCAGGGCTTGATGCCTGGGCTGGGTTCTGTCAGCACCGGGTTGCTTCATCAGGAAATTTCCAGGCTCAATGGTTTactggaggagaagatgagcGAGTGTGCAAGGCTGGGTAGAGaagtggaggagatgaggaggaaagaCCAAGAACGCATCCAGACACTGGAGCAGCAG GTCCTCATCTACACAGAGGACTTTAAGTCAGAGCGTACTGACAGAGAGCGAGCCCAGGGCCAGATTCAAGACCTGAAGGAGCAGGTTTATCAGTTAAAACAGCAGCTACACAAACAG CAGGGAGCtagcagagagaacagagatgTGGTTCCCATGTGTCGTGTGCACATAGGACACAGAATCTCCACGAGGCGTTCAAAAGACAATGCAGAGCGTCTATTGAGGACCACTGCTGAGACGCAGCAACAGCccgcagctgcagcagcaacaccaAACCCTGCCTGGAGCGAATGCCTAGGTCTGTCAGATTTACAGTGTCCACGATGCCAGGCCAAGTTCAGCGAATCGGAGAGTGCAGAGTACCTGAAACATTGGGAAGAGTGTGCCAAACTATAA
- the sfrp2 gene encoding LOW QUALITY PROTEIN: secreted frizzled-related protein 2 (The sequence of the model RefSeq protein was modified relative to this genomic sequence to represent the inferred CDS: deleted 1 base in 1 codon): protein MRAFISTVTLLWVITIPCMEAIHGLYNFGQHELFYKKNNCKQIPANLLLCHDIEYTEMRLPNLLGHETMNEVLQQASSWIPLVQKQCHPDTRKFLCSLFAPVCLDDLDEPIQPCRSLCESVKRGCAPVMSAFGFPWPKMLDCDRFPLDNDLCIPPAGNDNSVPVTKEVPRVCDACKETDENDNEIVDNLCKNDFALKIKVKEISYINGDTKIVQETKSKTIYKLNGVTEHDLRKQVLWLKDGLQCICEEMNDINAAYLVMGQKMDGHLIITSLKRWQKGQREFKRFSRSIRKLQC from the exons ATGAGAGCCTTTATTTCGACTGTGACATTGTTGTGGGTGATAACAATACCCTGCATGGAAGCCATCCACGGATTATACAATTTTGGCCAGCATGAGTTGTTTTACAAAAAGAATAACTGCAAGCAAATTCCTGCAAACCTCCTGCTGTGCCACGACATAGAGTACACAGAGATGCGCCTCCCGAACCTGCTCGGACACGAAACCatgaatgaagttctgcagcaAGCTTCGTCCTGGATCCCGCTGGTCCAGAAACAGTGTCACCCGGACACGAGAAAGTTCCTCTGCTCCCTTTTCGCCCCCGTCTGCCTGGACGACTTGGACGAGCCCATACAGCCGTGCAGGTCTCTGTGCGAGAGCGTCAAGCGCGGCTGCGCGCCCGTGATGTCCGCGTTTGGCTTCCCCTGGCCAAAGATGTTGGACTGCGACCGTTTCCCACTAGACAATGACCTGTGCATCCCACCTGCAGGCAACGACAATTCTGTGCCAGTCACCAAAGAAG tgcCCAGAGTGTGTGATGCTTGCAAggaaacagatgaaaatgacaacGAAATTGTTGACAACCTGTGTAAGAATGACTTCG CTCTGAAGATAAAAGTCAAGGAAATCTCCTACATCAATGGTGACACCAAGATAGTG CAGGAGACCAAGAGCAAGACCATCTACAAGCTGAACGGCGTGACGGAGCACGACCTGAGGAAGCAGGTGCTGTGGCTGAAGGACGGCCTGCAGTGTATCTGCGAGGAGATGAACGACATCAACGCTGCCTACCTGGTCATGGGCCAGAAGATGGACGGCCATCTGATCATCACCTCGCTGAAGCGCTGGCAGAAGGGGCAGCGCGAGTTTAAGAGGTTTTCTCGCAGCATCCGCAAGCTTCAGTGTTAG
- the tnip2 gene encoding TNFAIP3-interacting protein 2 isoform X2: protein MDNVSMSTDNDMLKDKIRSYSTLNTLYHETRQEIDLLNKQIYVKDNIIADLKARLGRYERIYMTVGDNDSVVIGPSKSLLESLCKEICKLKQKRNDMEFKASRQEEEIQRLNVQLREKELELESVRCQPDHEKDQEIQRLRSALEERERSEATRAVLCTSLAEEADQLRSQLGTTVKVCQELLARLDKEKKGEGELEEMGQQQKAKETPESADMSGVNTQIRQLQEENKQLKQRVAYVQGLNSQWQRYDSSREDYIRGLCQRLKETTGQGLMPGLGSVSTGLLHQEISRLNGLLEEKMSECARLGREVEEMRRKDQERIQTLEQQVLIYTEDFKSERTDRERAQGQIQDLKEQVYQLKQQLHKQGASRENRDVVPMCRVHIGHRISTRRSKDNAERLLRTTAETQQQPAAAAATPNPAWSECLGLSDLQCPRCQAKFSESESAEYLKHWEECAKL from the exons ATGGATAACGTCAGTATGAGCACGGATAACGATATGCTCAAAGACAAAATCCGGAGTTACAGCACGCTGAATACTCTTTATCATGAGACTCGGCAGGAAATCGACCTTCTGAACAAACAGATCTATGTAAAGGACAATATCATTGCAGATTTAAAAGCGAGGCTCGGGAGGTATGAGAGGATCTACATGACGGTGGGAGATAACGATTCCGTGGTCATCGGGCCGTCAAAGTCTCTGCTGGAGAGCTTATGTAAAGAAATATGCAAACTGAAACAGAAGAGGAACGACATGGAGTTCAAGGCATCTCGACAAGAGGAG GAGATCCAGAGGCTGAATGTGCAGCTCAGAGAGAAGGAGCTGGAGCTTGAGAGTGTCAGGTGTCAGCCAGACCACGAGAAAGACCAGGAGATCCAGAGGTTGCGGTCAGCCTTGGAGGAGAGGGAGCGGTCCGAGGCCACCAGAGCCGTCCTCTGCACGTCCCTGGCGGAAGAGGCTGACCAGCTGCGCAGCCAGCTTGGCACAACTGTGAAGGTGTGCCAGGAGCTGCTGGCAAGGCtagataaagagaaaaagggggaagGAGAATTGGAGGAGATGGGCCAGCAGCAAAAGGCCAAAGAG ACGCCAGAGTCTGCGGACATGAGTGGTGTTAACACTCAAATCCGTCAACTTCAGGAGGAGAATAAACAGTTAAAGCAGCGTGTGGCATAT GTGCAAGGTTTGAACTCTCAGTGGCAGAGGTATGACTCAAGCAGGGAGGACTATATCAGAGGTTTATGTCAGAGGCTGAAGGAGACCACTGGGCAGGGCTTGATGCCTGGGCTGGGTTCTGTCAGCACCGGGTTGCTTCATCAGGAAATTTCCAGGCTCAATGGTTTactggaggagaagatgagcGAGTGTGCAAGGCTGGGTAGAGaagtggaggagatgaggaggaaagaCCAAGAACGCATCCAGACACTGGAGCAGCAG GTCCTCATCTACACAGAGGACTTTAAGTCAGAGCGTACTGACAGAGAGCGAGCCCAGGGCCAGATTCAAGACCTGAAGGAGCAGGTTTATCAGTTAAAACAGCAGCTACACAAACAG GGAGCtagcagagagaacagagatgTGGTTCCCATGTGTCGTGTGCACATAGGACACAGAATCTCCACGAGGCGTTCAAAAGACAATGCAGAGCGTCTATTGAGGACCACTGCTGAGACGCAGCAACAGCccgcagctgcagcagcaacaccaAACCCTGCCTGGAGCGAATGCCTAGGTCTGTCAGATTTACAGTGTCCACGATGCCAGGCCAAGTTCAGCGAATCGGAGAGTGCAGAGTACCTGAAACATTGGGAAGAGTGTGCCAAACTATAA